The nucleotide sequence ATATCTAATACTCagaatttttttgcaattcgATTTATTTCAAGAATTTCTCGAACGATTATGACGAAAATGTGTGATTTCCAGAGTATTTACAGcgaaaaaacataattaaataaaaaattaacaatgaaCTTTGATAAAGTTGATGTATAAAAAAGATACTCAAATAATCGTCAGCCAAATTTGTAATtcataaacaaaatgttaaactataagaaaattttttttaaattaaatttaaatcttaccCATATTCTAGATGAGAAGAAATTGGTTTGAATTGAAATACCAATAGGATTAATACTGGTATGAATAAATAAAGTCGCTTCGGTAAGCCCATTTTCACTTTTAATAgcaagtacaaaaaaaataatgtgcGCTTGTGAACTCGTCGGCGTATTCGATGTGAATGCCAAGTAAACTTGGAATTGATTGTAGGAACAGCTGTGGTAGACAGGTAATTTAAAGAAACCGGCTACGTACGTGACATGCCCGTGTCGCGCCTACAAAATTGAACCAATCGCAAAAGCGGCATGGACCAAGTATCGTTGAACTTGCCTCCCCAGCCGTTCACCGTCctcgttttttaattctactGTTCCACTTCAACCTTTACTTTGTAGTATCCGAACAAAACGATCATGCGCATTTTTGTGAAATTGTGGGATTTACAGAGATTTCAAAAGATCGAACATCAACATCGCTTGGAGTATTATTTTTACCGAactatctttttttttgggaattttaacaaaacaaaaaatatataatttcttttaattaaaacattatcacggaatatatattattaacgATCTGTAATAACAAAGAATGTTGCGTCAGGTTAGAAAAAATcgcgaaatttaattttgggaAGGTCGACAAATTATAAGAAGGCGaaatagaacaaaacttgtttGAAGGTCAATAATTTCACTTTCGAAAACTGTTTAGAAGCACTGGCTAACTTTAAATACCAAAATAGTTAATAACTCCGATTAGACTAGCTTTATTAAcgctttaaatattttgcgaATTTCTCGGTTGGATTCATTTACCTGGAATTGAGCGTTTCAGATCGTTTTCGAATACTAAAATAGTTAACAATAGCGATAAgattagattaatttaaatcgctaTAAATACCACGGACATGTGTTACAAATTCCAACGTGTCTACATTTAAATAACAACTGATCTTTGGCGTCgagagaaaattttatttttctaattacgCCATTGataatttagttattatatATAGTAACGGTTGTTTTGATAATGATTCTTCGAAACCACGTCATTTCCacatgtaaatattaaaataatatcgtATTGCACAACTTTTCCACCAAATTCCTTTCGCGGTAAGCCTGAATTTACTTAGAAGTCTATCAGGAATTGTGATTACGTGACATCGAGAATGTACTTTTCTTACTTGATTAATCAACTCACCGTATTCGCCGTTTAAACACATTCCCTATCGCATTGCGTGACATTATAAACTATGTTTACATTACAATCTCTATCAATCTACGTAAAACTACTTgcacaaaaattattacgacccaatataatttatatttttgatatatttatttcataagtATTtgtttttcgatttatttaattttttaataagaataaaattacgCAATATATAGGCAATACTTTATGGTGGACTCAAACAATATATTTCTACTTAATCGAGCTTTCGAATCCAGTAGGTGTttgtaaaagtaattaaaataattgtgtaCTTCTGCTTTTGATTTAAAGAGATCGCACTGTgttcgattttattatttcaaaaataatgtaGCTACTAatataaagaataaataaaaattgagatattaaaaaataatatacaggaaTTCCTATATTGGAGCTTcaaataacaagaaattagaaaattgataaatttaaaaaatggttctaaaaaaagttgttccttttttaattcttaacaagttttatttgaaaaatattttgatacaaacaataattaggaagataatcttgaattcCATTACTATACTGTTAACatggaaattaataaattgataattCACTACACCAGGAGGATAAAGATGTCTACAACATAGAAGCCtcttggaaacttaaaattattaagaaccCAGTCGAATGCACCAAccttattttgttaaaacgtcaaaaaaaagttatattaaattataattagttAGGTATAAATTGGATAAAAATAGCAtgtaaaatagtttttattaataaaaaaatatacataaaaatatgtacaaaaaaaagtaacttatttttatttcctaatttaaacacaaataaaaaatactcaTCAATCTTAAAAGCTGCGTAAAATACAACCACTGTTTTGACGAACACATTTTGATGATAAAggtaataaatagaaaataaaaaaatgataactggttttttttaataagtttttgaatcattttatgGAATGTAATTAGTAATGAGATCGTTGTTTAAACATCTGTTTGTGGAACACCATCTGGTAAATACGCTCgatgtttttcatttttgggTAGCAGTGGCGCTGCCTTTTTTGGTACGCTGTACTCTTGTAGTTCCTTCAAAGATATTTGGCTGTTTGATCTCAGTGAGCCGACGCTGCCCGATTTGACGGAAGTCTTCGGTTTGTCCGTGTACTCGAACCCTGGGGACCTCGTATTCGCGATACTTATCTCCTCATCGACTTGATTCATGTAAGTGTTATTATAGTATCTATCCGACTGCCTATAACGATAGAAGATAATGTTCTAAATCTAACTGAAGCACGCAAAGATTGGATCCGATGATGATGATCTTGAATGAATGAAACGATATGTCGATGAACGATGAGATTCGTGAAACTACTTACCTTTTTGCGTTTCTCCACAACATGCAACATACTACTACTAAGACTACTAATAATAAACACATTGTCGCCATGCTCCAAAAAGCTACTTGCAATGGGGTCCTTGGTTCCCaccaaaactaaaaatttgtactattaaaaagaacacaagaatgcttaaaattaaatacttacTTCAGTTGTTGGAGGATATGTCGGAATTAAGTGTCCAACAACAGTTGGTAAATACATGGTCCAAAATGCAGATTCCGTTTGTCTGTAATTCCATTTGATCGTCGAGTTATACGTcgtatttaaatttaagtattttaaCATTCCATTTTCTGCCATTTCAAAATGTAAACCTAATATTCTTGTGTATGATGGTGTGctagaaaatttatataaatataatacatataattaagatgaattaaaaacgTACCCATATCTAGCAAAATCTGTATAAGCTTTCATAAAGAAATGACTCATATTTCTATCATTATTCGTCCATTGGGtccttttaaaacttaaacttTCTGGGAAAAACTCAACATCCATAAATGGAGCACCACAAAGTAAATAATGTTCGATATTATGAGGAGTTTTTCTCCAAAAATCTGTATTAAAAGATTCGACGGTTGTGTTTAAAACGTACATATAAACAGGTACGTTTTGTTCAACCAGTAATTTGATCATTTTGTCGTTTGGAGCTACGTATAAGAAATCGCTCAGTAATTCGATATATTTTTCCCTGATGTGAGTTACGTTTGATGGGTTTGGCCAATAAGTATACATGTATTTGATAGCTTCAAACGTTCCATTCATATTTAGGGTGTAGTTGTATCGTAGAACTAGTTCCCATAACTTTTGATCGAAAAATTCTTCGTTTACTATATAATTAGGCGCTAACGATTTgttattgtatataaaatgagCTGCTTCTTGCATGGTAACGCTTGCCATGTATTTTAAACCTTTATTAAATTCACCTTTACGTATTAAATTTTCAGgagaattttgtaaaaaatgccACTCTTTCTCGTACCATCCCTCATAATATGGCattgaaaaattcatttctgtAACTGGCCCCCAAGGAAATAATCCAACATGAGGGGGGAATTCAGCATTTCCTAACTCCAAAGCACTTCGAGcatgttttaaacaattcacCAATTTCCAAGATGACTCAATACTGCAACCCATAATTTGTCCAAACACTCTACTTGTATTTTGCACCCTATATTTGTCGTTTATAAAAGCCCAATCTGCCAATGCAGATCCACTTTGAGCAATAACTTGTGTTACAATATTTCGCGTTGCCGGATTCACCATCAAAAGCCCAGCCGAAGCAGCTCCAGCTCCGGGTCCAAATAACGTTATCGAATTCCTATCCccattaaaattatcaacattCTCATGAATCCATTTCAAAGCCATCGCTTGATCTAGAATACCATAGTTTCCCGGGGAATTGATATCGCCCGTACTTAAAAATCCTAAAGCACCCAAACGGTAATTAAACGTCACAACTACCACTTTATAAAAAGTCGCCATTATGTGTCCTGGGAATAAATTTGAAGCTCCTCTTATGAAATCACCACCATGAATATACACCATAACTGGGTATTTCATTGGGACTATTTCTGTCGTTGGAGTGTAAATGTTTAGGTAAAGGCAATCTTCATGCATGTCTCTTATGCCATTTTGAGCGCCTGTATACATCGTTGGTTGTGGGCATGCCGGGCCAAAATCAACAGCTTGAATGTTTTGCCATCCTTTGTGCCATCTAGGtggctaaaaaattaaaaaaattctgtcAGCAAAGTCCTACAATCAATGTGTTTTGACCAAATTTTGATtcacattaaattaatttttaatttaaggttTGTTAAGTATAAAGAGTttctaatttatattaatatattcttACCCTAAATCTTCCTTCAGCTATAGGTGGTTGAGCATAAGGAATTCCAAGAAATACTGAAGTAACTCCTTGTTCTCTTTCAGTAAATTCTGTACCTGGTCTATATAAAGACTGTGGATCAGGAGTAtcatataaataaactttaaatccTTGAACTTGCCCATGACTTGTCTTAACAAATATATCTCTATCTCTTAAACGACTGTCAGGTCTCTCTTTTCCTTGCAAATCAGCTCTCCAACCGGCTAAGATCCCAGGGAGGATTGGTTCTGCATTGCCTTCCTTCAATGAAcacaattaaagttaattaccACTACAACTCTAATTGGTCTTTATGAATGAAATTCTtacaaagatatttttaaatttttgtacaaaTAATTCTTACCCTATCATATCTAAACCGCGGATCTTGGCCAGATAAATTTGGATTTCCAGGATAACCTGGATACATGTGAGGTTGATTTTGCCCATATCTCCTATTGTTATATATGTACGTTTGATAATCTTTGTCTCCTGGGTTGGGAATGTGATAAGACGGATCTAAATGTGGATTTGGGGCTCCATAATATTGATTACCgtaattttgagattttacaAGCACTAATACACAAACGAATATGCCCACTACACCCAGCTGTTTAGACATGGTATCGAGATCTTCACTTTCCGTTGATTTCACTTTAACTAACACCTGCCTTACACATCGTTCGTATCATATATACAATTGATgaatcatgtggcttaaagcGTTGCGAGTTGCGACTCGGGATGACTTATCTAGGAGCGATAACGCccatttattttacaaaactaACCTGCGTTTCTTCAGCTCTCTTTAATACGGTGCGAGACAAAAAAAGTGTGGGTTAAAACATGGACGGAATTTAAGGCACTTATTCAATggttttaagttaaaataggacttttttaataacccgTTAGTTTGGGATACCCAAACAAACAAAAGTCCTTTAACAGGTTGTAAAAAAACGTCAGGTACCAAAACAAGACCTCTATGAACAGGTAAAATTACTCAGGAGTTTTGGAGAGATAAAATAGAGGTATCTAAAGTAGCAGGATGCGGTGTTATTAACTGGATGATAGATGTCACTAGGtacgataaaataaaaagatttaaataaaaaaaaatactttttggaatccacaaaaaatatttatttaacataaaaaaatgttaataataaatttcgaaTTTCAAATAAGATTTGATATTCAAATAAGAGGGTTAAAGCAAAGCCTACAAAATTCCCAATTCGCAAGCATAATCATTTCTCGGTGCAGGCATTTTGTGTTTAGAAATCCAAAATAATCCGTAGTTATATCGAAGTGATGCCCGCGTGTAATTGGGCACGTTGGGGATTTTCATTCAATTTGGGTGAGATTAAGATGTGGGAAGAACACGGTCtctttacatttatttttgtttacgATTGATAAAtcatagaatttaaaaatgtattattaaaagtatatattgttattttacatCCGGATTTTACTATTAATACAGCGAATATCagactttttttattgtttcgcATAAATCTGGATAAGTAAAAATATACGATAGTGAGCGtggataaaaaattaatatgaaatatGTCCTCGTCGGCAGATAGAGGGGGAATTATTTATCCAACAGAAAAATGTACACAAAACTCGAATATATTGGAAAAAAGTAATTCGGGTGGTAGCCGTTGCTCTAAAAAAACTAAACGGCATTTTTTGATCAATGGCCCGATAGAAGTTTATTTATGGTTATTGATGGTTTAAATCGTTGGAATAAAATGCAAATTGTTGAGACCGGGGACGTTTTGCCCCACACGGGTCGCGCAATCTCAGATAGGATCATAACGTGCGATAACCGCCCTAAATGACCATTAACTACGTCGTTATAATCGAGTTCGCCGTTGAAAAATCACGTTCGCCTCCTATTATTCTCAAAAATGCCGGCCCGGCCGTGGTTTATTTGCATACAACGGATGAATACAAACGCAGGTATTCAAAGGTGCCATACAGTCTGGTTgcttcaaaagaaaagaagaaggaTTCACGTTGGGCTTCTGTCCTTCTTCTTCCCTGCTTACGTCCTCTTTCCATCCGTAAGACTGAATTATGCCGGCCTTTATTTGTGGATTACCTTTTAAAAGGATATTAGGCTCTAATAAACTGTATCCGGTGTTTTGTGACCCACACCTGTTCAGGTAACTTTCTGGCTGTCATTCTTACTTGTTGCTACATCAAAGAACACCTACTGATTCGCCAATTTCCCAGTCAAGCTTAACGTCAACAGGCAATATATAGTTCcgtttaagttattttattattattacatgtagcatttgaaacaaaaagtaACCATTGGTAAAAATCTCCTCTGTTGATAAAAGCAACCATCCACAGGGACGTTTTACTACTTTGTGTACAATCTGCATCCGACTTTACGATATTTCCCAATCGTTCCACGAATATAGTATACGgcgcaattttaaaatttattatccgaCGTTCCCGGGGGTCCATATTGGTCCTTCAGGGCCCCGGTGCCGATACGGCGTTCTATCTTTACAGTGCAGTTTTTACCCGAACTGCGGCCattatattttcgttttactGTCGACCAATACATTCACTAAGTGAAACTATGGTTCGGCCGGATATCTTCGTTGATACTTTGCCAGTCCTGCTTTGCCGTAAACTTTTACATTTCCAGTTAAGCTGTAAACACCGACGAAATGTTTCGATACCATCCATCATAATTATCATACATATAGATATTgcttctttttaatattacattttttattagtacctttatattattttgaacttgaatcatttatttcataaaCAAGTTGAAAAACTCTTTTTTACAAAACGGTTAGGAATTAAGGAATGTAACTTTTTTGGGTTACAACGAAATGTTTGAGGTTGActtgtaccaaattataaggtgattactttattttataaaaaaaatttaaaaaacttcaatatgtattatactctattttttaattgggaggagtgttttcaaattgaagccccaaaaagaagggttgctattggtcagttttaagcaaaaattacactaggaaaatttgaaatgttgcCTACcgcctagaaacattcgggtttataATTCTATGTAGTtccaggtcttgtgttagttctagtgatagtgctagggtaaaactagaactaacgctagaccaagaactagaaacattcgggtttagccgcacgtctctcaagacggctaaaccagaatggttctagttctagttcttgtgttagttctaatgatagtgaaAATGGAGAAATGATGTTTTATGaagttgtaaaataattgtaaataagtttttgttaAGATAGTAATTTTGGTATATAATAGTATAAGTATGATAATGTAAAAGTTTGAATGACTGGTAGTTTCGTGAGGTACATTTAACATTATAAGCATCACGTGTTACGACGAATCATTAagcaaataaacaaaaagtttcttttaaaGTCGGGAGCATTCACATTCGGCGCGCCTTTAAACGGCCGCATCTGTCAGTGGAGTAACGTGGCAACCTTCATTTCAGATCCTCGGGCCTTGTGATGTTCATTATGTGATTGTGCGGTGGTTAATGACGTATGATCTAAACGCCAACGTCGTTCCACCGTTTGTATGGCGCGAAGGCCTTCTGGCTCGGTCCGCCTTCGTCGGGTCGCTTTTGAAACGAATTTACACAATTTTCTTTTGTCGGAGGCGGCCCATTGTCAAGAAATTACCGGTAGCACATTAACTCCTTTTTGGTGTTCATTAAATTCGTCGAGATCGGGGTTCGGGGAGggaattagttaaaaattttccaactcGGGGGCAAAGCGCGTCccctaaataaatatttttatagaaagAAATATCGGTCCGATTTGTCATTTAAATTGGCGAAAAGTCGGGTCGTTTGTATCCCTGTCGGCTCGTTATATGATTATTTCGAGACGGCGAGCGCTGCGGAGCGGGGAAAGACAGGTCATCAGGGGCTTAAATCCATCCGGAGATATAAGCCATAATAGGATGCGAGGATAATTTTGTTTAAGCCGTTCAATCTAAGTTCCCGCTCATTCCGAGATAGAGCGGCGCGAACGTTTTTAATCAAATCATGCAAATTTCCTCATTTTTCCTCTTAGCCCAAATTGCCTTTCGAACGCTTCGgattattttgatttcaacTCTCGCTCGCCCAACAGGATTTGGATCTTTTAAGGTCGACCATTTCAATTGATTATGAATACCattacaatttgttttattattaatatttactaGTCTTGCTCAACGTATTTCGGCCGTTACCATCATCAGTGTATTGAATACATTTAcgttatttattatgtttGAAAAGCTGAGATGTAAACTCCTGTCAGTTAATTATTTAGTACAGATTCTTTATAGGCAATCTAGATTTAATGTGAAGGGGAGTTTGAATCCCAGGGGAGTAAGTTTGAGAATACAGGTATAAGTTTTAACAATGGATGGAGTCTAATAGCCGGCTTGAAAGTCAGCGATAGCcgtttattgttaataatctTATTGGGAAGTGACAAATTGTATCGAATACAGGAAGTCCGTGTTATTATCCCATTCAGGGCGGCGTTTGGTGCGAAAACGTTGACTCTTGAATGATTTCCTGAATGAGTCCCCTTCGAGAATGGACCGGGTCTATAGAAAGTCGGATTTGTAGCTCGGATACACATACACGGATTGAACCACGGCCCAGGTGGCGGTCGGTAAGCAGCCGGTCGTTCGTATTATGCCGGCAACACAACACCCCGTGTCATTTTCTACGTCATTGGGTTTACTTTGGTGCGTTATTATTTGCCCATCCTTTAAACGGCTGACACCTTTCTGACCAAAATTCCCTCCCTTATTACCATAGCCTCTTGGTGCAGCTAAAAATTTCGGACGTTTTTAGCGTCGTTAACGTTGATTGGGCCCCATTAAACGGCCGTAAATGATGTGGAGCGGTGGTGCTCGAACCGGGTTCCGGTGCTACAATAGAAGGGAATCGGTCGGATATAAATAAAGGAAGTCGAAACCTTTTACTAGGACAATGATAACTGAGCCCGGCCGTTTAACTTTTGAAAAGAGTCAATTTGTATTCACAGTTTAATATAATTGGGCAACGGAAGGGGTCGCACCCTCCACAAGGGTGCCATATAATAAGGGCCCATGATCCTCATACAGCGATTTAATTATACTCGTGATTTATGCGGTAGATAATTCTTAATAGCGTCACATCGCTACACCTATATCTTAAATACTTGCTAAATTATTCACTTAATTCACCGGCCGCGGGGCGCGATTTTATTGGCCAGATAAAACCACCTCttgaatttgttattaaacgATCCTCGTTTTAAAACCCCTTCCGTTCCCAACGCTAAACCCCACGTTTACATTcccaacataaaaataaccttttattttcgattcgCTTTTAATAGAATCCCGGTCGGTACATCATTcaatcattattttattaaaccatAAACCCTATACGGCACACTTTAAAAGgctgtaaaattaatattcaaaactCGCTCTCATAAAGTTACCTTTAAATGCTTGTATCATACATTTTTATCGcctttttctatattttatgcccctatttattttatatctatttatataataattattaagtgtTATTTTTAAGACAAACATCCCTTTCATATGAAGCATAAAAATTGGCAGCAACTCAATTTAAGAGTGGAAATTTAATTTGCGAACAGAATACTAGATGGCGGTTGGTAGCGAGTTGATACCGAGAGTAAATGGAGTACTCCTTACATACCTAATCTAATCAATGAGAAACACGCAATCTTTGCGATTCACTCTTGGTTTGAAATTCTTtggttttcttatttttatggatttttttaaaactatttgcgTTATTAAGCTGagtgtttatgaaaatgataattaattaattcaaaagatTTGCAACATCACTTGACAAAACCACGGCCACTTGCGGCTGAGGCACTACGCCAGGAAGATCAGTTTCAGTTTCTATAATCTTGATTACTTAGCCAAAAGATCTACAAGTTCACTTGACAAAGTCAAGGCCAAAgaggttattttttaacactaTTACAAAAACAGAACACGGTCGTCTTTGATGACAACGGTCGGCAGAGATTCTACTCCAAGTGTTTGGAAGTCGAGATGAAGCTCCACCGAGTAATTCGGGGTTATGCTTAGTTATTGTAAttggccgacgtcttcgaagacGGCCGAGAGTCTTGGGTACATTTGTCTTGTTTCCGGGTTTATTGGTCAATAGTGGTTGTTATATATTAAGTGTCTCCGAAACAACTTAGACCATCCTCGgtcttcgaagacgtcggccaaCCCGGGGCATCTCCAATCCCAAGATTATGTTAATTCAAACTTCAAGAAAAACATGCAGAGATTCTGTTGTAAGTGCTTGGCAGTCGAGAAGAAGCTTCGCCGAGCAATTCAGGGTTATGCTCGATTATTATGGTCGGCCGACGTCTTTGAAGACGGCCGTGAATCTGGGAAAACCTTATCGTTGATAACATCCATCATCAAGGTTATGGAGAACATAATTTCATAAAGAAGCTTGACATCAAGTTCTCCAGGTGGTAGCATATCAATCAATTCGAATACAAGGCTTCTTTAACAGTTGCGTGGTCTAGATATCTTCGAATCTGATTATTAATAGTATTAGACCCTCAACTTCAATTTCCTTTTTGCTGCACTTTTTAGCCAAAGTGTTCATCTTGGAAATTTGTTATCAACGTAGAGTTTTAGCCATTTCTTGAAGGAGTTGTTTATGGAAATCCAGAAATATTTCTTTGGTTCGGGGAGAAAATAAACTATATTTTGAGTGTATTACTGAATTAATTCTACTCTATTAGATtcttcaatttattaaaaaagcaataataaaatctttatagTTAATTGAATAGGAGATAGTTAAAAGAGTGTAGTATAcgtcaaataaaaaaaaatacaagagagagCCAATAAATTGAGTAGGGAAAAGAAGGAGCCGAGATGGCGAAAAAATGGTAACTCCCCTTCTTGTATGTACATGTAAAGCCACGTTTTTCCGCAGAAGATATGGGGgttgatttatttaagtttGGAGAATGGGTGGAGGTTGCAGGCGCCGCGACGTTTCCTTGGCTACGACGCCATGTCTTCGACGCTCCCCTCCCGACGTTCGCCGCCGCCGGGAAGccgtttttctcaataacttcCTCGTCAGGACAACGATGGCGCCCGTTAACTGGTTTCGGCGTATCGAAATAATGAAGTAATGAATTTCAAGCTTACGTCTTGTTCGAGCACGATCGTAAACTCCGGTTTCTCCTCCGACGTTTATCGGAGATGTTTAATAAGGGCTCTAGAAATCGATCGAAGCATCCGAGACGAGACAAACACCACTTGAAATCACCACAATAAGATTCATTCGGTTAATATTATGTTATCTGGGGTAATaataatgcaaaataaaaaaattatttaaaatcaccagaacagatttatttctttaatattacaaatacAATGGCTTTTGTTTAATATAGTACATAATTTAGCTTGCTCCTGCGACTATATAATAAATAGATTGCACAATCGGTTTAAGGTCCTTAAAACGAGGCGGTTCTTAACTATGACCTGCAAAATAAACTCGGCAAAAATGACCGCGCTTTTTAAGTTGACACTCTATTCTTAGACTTTTATGTACAAGACGTGTCCCTGATTTCTCGACCTTTTAACGGAACAAAAGAAGCAACAATTACAAGTTGAATTGTACGTTCATCGtttcgttttcgatcaaaTATAAGGTGATAACGTCGCATATTAATACATAATACTGAACTACGGTTCTCAAGTGTTCATTACCTCGAAATTTAAACGTTACGAGTGATAAATTAACACTAACTAGCAATGTATATACGTATACATATATTTCACGTGtagattatattatatatattaacaCTTTTATACAAGGCGTCGACGTGGAAATTGTTCGACCGAACATTCACAAAACACTAGTTTCCGGTTTTCCTTATGTACAAACAACGTCTCTTTTAGAAAGTATTTACATCATCAGCAATCGGTCACTGTAAGTTCTGTCTCTTCGCCATGTGATCTTCTTCCGCGTCCGAGATGACGTCGCTATTATCGTCGGTTTGATTATCCAACACTTCCTGTTTCCTCTTCGCCGTCGCCATTTCCGCCGCGTgctttttccgccattttgtACGTCTGTTTTGAAACCACACCTGAAacgaataaaaagaaacacccttttaatttttaataccaCCTCGAAACAGAAAAACCGAGCATAAACTGAGacaaacaacttttcttaacgATAGGGACGTTATGTTACGGCTTCTTGAAGTGCTAATTGGTAGAGGAACGAGAATGACAGAACccgaaataaaattctttacatttgggttttatttcaaaaacggttttgtcaacaaaagaaaattttatatatacatattgTATATACATagtatacagtgtgttaattatcgtactcgacgtcatcattgcaagtatgcagccaatatcacagtattggtattgtaatacgcaaatcgcgcgTGATATTGGTACcattgtgatattggttgcatacttgcaattaTGACGTCGGgcacgataattaattaacacactgtatatgtaAGTTGGATGTTAGTATATAGAAATAAGAAGGAGAAATATGGACTAAAATTGTTctgtctaaagatttaaaagaagCAAATAGCTACAGCACTAAAGCTAATAGTAGAGGGAGTTTTAGGCGCGTTCGGTGAGGCGGGGAGGAATTTCAGGGGCGGAGCTGAAAAGTTCCGCGCCAGCGGAGAGTGGAGTAAGTTATTAAGGCCCGGGGAGccttttatt is from Onthophagus taurus isolate NC chromosome 8, IU_Otau_3.0, whole genome shotgun sequence and encodes:
- the LOC111414170 gene encoding cholinesterase isoform X1, whose product is MSKQLGVVGIFVCVLVLVKSQNYGNQYYGAPNPHLDPSYHIPNPGDKDYQTYIYNNRRYGQNQPHMYPGYPGNPNLSGQDPRFRYDREGNAEPILPGILAGWRADLQGKERPDSRLRDRDIFVKTSHGQVQGFKVYLYDTPDPQSLYRPGTEFTEREQGVTSVFLGIPYAQPPIAEGRFRPPRWHKGWQNIQAVDFGPACPQPTMYTGAQNGIRDMHEDCLYLNIYTPTTEIVPMKYPVMVYIHGGDFIRGASNLFPGHIMATFYKVVVVTFNYRLGALGFLSTGDINSPGNYGILDQAMALKWIHENVDNFNGDRNSITLFGPGAGAASAGLLMVNPATRNIVTQVIAQSGSALADWAFINDKYRVQNTSRVFGQIMGCSIESSWKLVNCLKHARSALELGNAEFPPHVGLFPWGPVTEMNFSMPYYEGWYEKEWHFLQNSPENLIRKGEFNKGLKYMASVTMQEAAHFIYNNKSLAPNYIVNEEFFDQKLWELVLRYNYTLNMNGTFEAIKYMYTYWPNPSNVTHIREKYIELLSDFLYVAPNDKMIKLLVEQNVPVYMYVLNTTVESFNTDFWRKTPHNIEHYLLCGAPFMDVEFFPESLSFKRTQWTNNDRNMSHFFMKAYTDFARYGTPSYTRILGLHFEMAENGMLKYLNLNTTYNSTIKWNYRQTESAFWTMYLPTVVGHLIPTYPPTTEFWWEPRTPLQVAFWSMATMCLLLVVLVVVCCMLWRNAKRQSDRYYNNTYMNQVDEEISIANTRSPGFEYTDKPKTSVKSGSVGSLRSNSQISLKELQEYSVPKKAAPLLPKNEKHRAYLPDGVPQTDV
- the LOC111414170 gene encoding cholinesterase isoform X2, producing the protein MSKQLGVVGIFVCVLVLVKSQNYGNQYYGAPNPHLDPSYHIPNPGDKDYQTYIYNNRRYGQNQPHMYPGYPGNPNLSGQDPRFRYDREGNAEPILPGILAGWRADLQGKERPDSRLRDRDIFVKTSHGQVQGFKVYLYDTPDPQSLYRPGTEFTEREQGVTSVFLGIPYAQPPIAEGRFRPPRWHKGWQNIQAVDFGPACPQPTMYTGAQNGIRDMHEDCLYLNIYTPTTEIVPMKYPVMVYIHGGDFIRGASNLFPGHIMATFYKVVVVTFNYRLGALGFLSTGDINSPGNYGILDQAMALKWIHENVDNFNGDRNSITLFGPGAGAASAGLLMVNPATRNIVTQVIAQSGSALADWAFINDKYRVQNTSRVFGQIMGCSIESSWKLVNCLKHARSALELGNAEFPPHVGLFPWGPVTEMNFSMPYYEGWYEKEWHFLQNSPENLIRKGEFNKGLKYMASVTMQEAAHFIYNNKSLAPNYIVNEEFFDQKLWELVLRYNYTLNMNGTFEAIKYMYTYWPNPSNVTHIREKYIELLSDFLYVAPNDKMIKLLVEQNVPVYMYVLNTTVESFNTDFWRKTPHNIEHYLLCGAPFMDVEFFPESLSFKRTQWTNNDRNMSHFFMKAYTDFARYGTPSYTRILGLHFEMAENGMLKYLNLNTTYNSTIKWNYRQTESAFWTMYLPTVVGHLIPTYPPTTEFWWEPRTPLQVAFWSMATMCLLLVVLVVVCCMLWRNAKRSSSSDPIFACFS